One genomic region from Nostoc sphaeroides encodes:
- a CDS encoding glycosyltransferase family 39 protein: MRVFFQGAFDFYKKIISLLPVYAARSVPIIDANSTSKRQHWHNWHRLPDFWLHPLLNLIWLFIGISLRFANLTAKPPWTDEFATLVFSLGNTFLSIPLDQAIAPDILLQPLQPNPAASIGDVVHNLATQDSHPPLYFVLAYLWIKLFSSEGGLVSLFGARSLPAIFGAASIPCFYVLGKVAFRSKLVGHLTAAMIAVSPYGVFLAQEARHYTLGMLWVIGSLTCLIIATRHIQNRTPLPIWVALLWVGINALGFATHYFFSLTLCTEAIVLIFLAWLQFQTSSKFALFFSDGWRRIYAVVVGTCVAGLIWIPILLENKNRGVLTEWIRGSRVGLDWLSPIFQALGTLIAMISLLPVESSQALVVIPSGVVMLTFFIWAVPILLRGIKIQLQHRENRIMIQVFAGVVISAIALFFIFTYFLGIDLTRGARYNFVYFPAIVVLLGASLAVCWHPPKEIKSIGKWGINGKKAVMLIWLMGFFSAVTVICNLGYQKYYRPDLFVQLIQQTSSTPVLIAATHKTYVHTGEMMGVAREIKLANSLQKPLFLLAHQDKDPNTSTIALENTLNKLPRPFDLWLVNFHAPVAEAVKTCVMSDTQSLNSIDGYEYKLYHCQQS; this comes from the coding sequence ATGAGAGTTTTTTTCCAAGGTGCATTTGATTTTTACAAAAAAATTATCTCGTTGCTACCTGTCTATGCTGCCCGTTCCGTGCCCATAATAGATGCAAATTCTACCTCAAAACGCCAGCATTGGCATAATTGGCATCGCCTCCCGGATTTCTGGCTTCACCCCTTGCTGAACTTGATCTGGTTGTTCATCGGTATCAGTTTGCGCTTTGCCAACTTGACTGCAAAGCCTCCTTGGACTGATGAGTTTGCCACCTTGGTGTTTAGCTTGGGGAATACTTTTTTATCAATTCCCCTAGATCAAGCGATCGCACCTGATATTCTATTACAACCACTGCAACCAAACCCAGCAGCTAGTATTGGTGATGTGGTTCATAACTTAGCTACACAAGATAGTCATCCACCACTATATTTTGTGCTGGCTTACCTGTGGATAAAATTATTTTCTAGTGAAGGAGGATTAGTATCGCTGTTTGGGGCGCGATCGCTACCAGCGATATTCGGTGCTGCTTCCATACCGTGTTTTTATGTATTAGGCAAAGTAGCATTTCGCTCGAAATTAGTGGGACACTTGACTGCTGCCATGATCGCAGTATCACCTTATGGCGTATTTTTAGCACAAGAAGCGCGTCATTACACTTTGGGAATGTTATGGGTAATTGGTTCCCTCACTTGCTTAATAATTGCCACACGTCATATTCAAAACCGTACACCTTTACCTATATGGGTAGCACTTTTATGGGTAGGAATTAATGCTTTAGGATTTGCTACTCATTATTTCTTCAGCCTCACCCTCTGCACAGAAGCCATAGTTTTGATTTTTCTTGCTTGGCTTCAATTCCAAACTAGCAGCAAATTTGCTCTTTTCTTCTCGGATGGCTGGCGGCGCATTTATGCCGTTGTTGTAGGTACTTGTGTGGCGGGTTTAATTTGGATACCAATCTTACTAGAGAATAAAAATCGTGGTGTTTTGACCGAGTGGATTCGAGGTTCGCGCGTTGGACTAGATTGGTTAAGCCCAATTTTTCAAGCTTTAGGAACATTGATTGCAATGATTTCTCTGTTACCAGTGGAATCTTCTCAAGCTTTGGTTGTGATTCCTTCTGGAGTGGTGATGCTGACTTTCTTTATTTGGGCAGTACCAATTTTGCTGCGTGGGATCAAGATTCAACTACAGCACCGAGAAAACCGGATTATGATTCAGGTGTTTGCTGGAGTGGTGATCAGTGCGATCGCTTTATTCTTTATCTTTACGTACTTTTTGGGTATTGATCTGACCAGGGGTGCTAGATATAACTTTGTTTACTTTCCCGCGATCGTTGTTTTACTAGGCGCAAGTCTCGCAGTTTGTTGGCATCCCCCCAAGGAAATAAAAAGCATAGGTAAATGGGGAATAAACGGTAAAAAAGCCGTGATGTTAATTTGGCTAATGGGATTTTTCAGTGCAGTTACAGTAATCTGCAATCTCGGCTATCAAAAATATTATCGCCCTGACCTGTTTGTGCAACTAATTCAACAAACATCCTCAACACCAGTACTAATTGCCGCCACCCACAAAACTTATGTACACACTGGGGAAATGATGGGAGTCGCTAGGGAGATTAAACTTGCAAATTCACTCCAAAAACCTCTGTTTCTCCTTGCTCATCAAGACAAAGACCCGAATACTTCCACCATTGCTCTGGAAAATACTTTAAATAAATTACCACGACCTTTTGACTTGTGGCTGGTAAACTTTCACGCACCCGTAGCAGAAGCCGTCAAAACCTGCGTTATGTCTGATACTCAATCTTTGAATAGCATAGATGGCTACGAATATAAACTTTATCATTGTCAGCAGAGTTAA
- a CDS encoding glycosyltransferase — MKTNSSNSLLTVPTGPLKISELPPNDVGISGESIHLSLVIPTYKERDNIKNVVSILTQLLDESIPGNYELIVVDDDSPDRTWEIAQSLIAEYPQLRVMRRQQERGLSSAVIRGWQAATGTVLGVIDGDLQHPPEVLTQLLRNVDQGADLAVASRHVDGGGVSSWSVVRRILSRGAQLLGLVILPGVLGRVSDPMSGYFMVRRSAIANATLNPVGYKILLEVIGRGKVGEVAEVGYVFCERKEGESKVTWKQYIDYIHHLIRLRLSTGRVGRLRRKVNFPVGRFIRFGLVGFSGVFVDMAILYLLSDPTTLAWPLTRSKIIAGEIAILNNFFWNDAWTFADVSARQQGWQQRLKRFVKFNAICLAGLVLNVLILNLVFNFIIPNRYIANFIAIAVATVWNFWINLKLSWRVTDVK, encoded by the coding sequence ATGAAGACAAACTCATCCAACTCCCTGTTAACAGTACCAACTGGCCCACTAAAGATTTCCGAGTTGCCCCCTAACGATGTGGGTATAAGTGGTGAATCTATCCATCTTTCCCTAGTAATTCCTACTTATAAAGAACGTGACAACATCAAGAATGTAGTCAGCATATTAACTCAGCTACTGGATGAATCTATTCCAGGAAACTATGAATTGATTGTAGTAGACGATGATAGCCCAGACCGAACTTGGGAAATAGCACAATCCTTGATCGCAGAATACCCCCAGTTGCGGGTGATGCGACGCCAACAGGAACGGGGGCTATCAAGTGCGGTGATTCGTGGGTGGCAAGCAGCTACCGGGACTGTGTTGGGGGTAATTGATGGAGATTTGCAGCATCCACCAGAGGTGCTGACGCAACTGTTGCGTAATGTTGATCAGGGAGCAGATTTGGCAGTAGCCAGTCGCCATGTGGACGGAGGCGGTGTCAGTAGCTGGAGTGTTGTTAGACGTATCTTGTCTCGTGGCGCTCAGTTGTTGGGCTTAGTGATTTTGCCGGGGGTACTGGGAAGAGTTTCCGATCCCATGAGTGGTTATTTTATGGTGCGCCGGAGTGCGATCGCAAATGCAACACTTAATCCAGTTGGATACAAAATTCTCCTAGAAGTAATCGGGCGGGGAAAGGTAGGGGAAGTTGCCGAAGTTGGGTATGTGTTCTGCGAACGCAAAGAGGGTGAGAGTAAAGTTACATGGAAGCAATATATAGATTACATCCACCACTTGATACGGTTGCGGCTTTCCACAGGACGCGTAGGACGATTGCGTAGAAAAGTCAATTTCCCAGTTGGTCGATTCATCCGCTTTGGGTTGGTTGGCTTTAGTGGGGTATTTGTGGATATGGCAATACTTTACTTACTCAGCGATCCGACTACCTTGGCTTGGCCACTGACGCGCAGCAAAATTATTGCTGGTGAGATTGCAATTTTAAATAATTTCTTCTGGAATGACGCTTGGACATTTGCGGATGTCAGCGCCAGACAGCAAGGATGGCAGCAACGGCTGAAGCGGTTTGTGAAATTCAATGCCATTTGTCTTGCTGGACTGGTATTGAATGTACTGATATTAAATTTGGTATTCAATTTTATTATTCCTAACCGTTATATTGCCAACTTTATTGCGATCGCAGTTGCTACCGTCTGGAATTTCTGGATTAATTTGAAACTTAGCTGGCGGGTCACCGATGTGAAATAA
- a CDS encoding energy-coupling factor ABC transporter permease: protein MHIPDGFVSLPVAGATGLASVAALFIAFERSQEAFGIRRAPILGLTTAFIFAAQMINFPVAGGTSGHLLGGTLAAIVLGSPWAGTLCIATVLIIQAVLFADGGITALGANILNMGVIGVWVGWVLTQTLQRLFGGSKGRLPLAAGIAGGVSVVVAAIACAIELALSGTAPAAIVLPAMTGVHILIGIGEGIITGGVLTYLATARPDLLPGEQQEFRGWSVPIVTIFLIAGVLSLFASAWPDGLEKVAENTGFIDLASKVRVIVPTPLADYGIEGLGPIGTSIAGLLGATVCFAVAFGIAKVVKAKNA, encoded by the coding sequence ATGCATATTCCTGATGGATTTGTTTCTCTTCCAGTGGCAGGGGCTACTGGTTTAGCGAGTGTAGCAGCACTCTTTATTGCCTTCGAGCGATCGCAAGAGGCATTTGGTATCCGCCGTGCGCCCATACTGGGATTAACTACCGCCTTTATTTTTGCCGCCCAGATGATCAATTTTCCGGTAGCAGGGGGTACTAGTGGTCACTTGTTGGGGGGAACCTTAGCTGCGATCGTTTTGGGCAGTCCTTGGGCAGGAACGTTGTGTATCGCCACAGTTTTAATTATTCAAGCTGTGCTGTTTGCTGATGGTGGCATTACAGCCTTGGGAGCAAATATTTTGAACATGGGAGTAATTGGTGTTTGGGTTGGCTGGGTTTTAACCCAAACCTTGCAGCGCCTGTTTGGGGGATCTAAAGGGCGCTTACCTTTGGCTGCTGGCATTGCAGGTGGGGTAAGTGTAGTGGTAGCTGCTATTGCTTGTGCCATTGAGTTAGCCCTTTCAGGAACTGCACCCGCAGCCATAGTTTTACCAGCTATGACTGGTGTGCATATTCTGATTGGCATTGGCGAAGGGATAATTACTGGGGGTGTGCTGACTTATTTAGCCACAGCCAGACCAGATTTGTTACCAGGGGAACAGCAGGAGTTTCGCGGTTGGTCTGTACCCATTGTCACCATTTTCTTGATTGCAGGAGTGCTGTCACTCTTTGCCTCAGCATGGCCTGATGGTTTGGAGAAAGTTGCCGAAAACACGGGCTTCATCGACTTAGCCAGTAAAGTCCGGGTAATTGTGCCGACTCCCTTAGCTGACTATGGTATTGAGGGTTTAGGGCCAATTGGCACAAGTATCGCTGGGCTTTTGGGAGCTACGGTTTGCTTTGCTGTTGCCTTTGGAATTGCCAAGGTAGTGAAAGCGAAGAATGCTTAA
- a CDS encoding energy-coupling factor transporter transmembrane component T family protein, producing MLKLSLPLRLQLSLVIVVGAALLKHYAWYCLGVYGAIALLWAWLLRVPIRRLGGLLGTELIFLSLLALPLGWERASFLLVRSLICLVTMNSFLLTLPPHSFGIALKGLPVPAPLKENLLLAGQYMEILLSEVTRMQRSAQLRGLNGTAAWLRYASASMIGALYLRSLDRAERVYAAMVTRGYNGQLPIDSTLRPKERFAILAAWAIAACVTLTSYRI from the coding sequence ATGCTTAAACTTTCCTTACCGTTACGTTTGCAGTTGTCACTAGTGATTGTAGTGGGAGCAGCTTTATTAAAGCATTATGCTTGGTATTGCTTAGGTGTATATGGCGCGATCGCACTTTTGTGGGCTTGGCTGTTGCGCGTCCCCATTCGCCGCTTGGGAGGATTACTCGGTACAGAATTGATTTTTTTGTCATTGTTAGCATTGCCTTTGGGATGGGAACGAGCCAGTTTTTTGCTAGTTCGTTCTCTGATTTGTTTGGTTACTATGAATAGTTTTTTGTTAACCTTACCGCCTCACAGTTTCGGCATCGCCCTCAAAGGTTTACCCGTACCAGCACCTTTAAAAGAAAACTTGTTGTTAGCAGGGCAATATATGGAAATTTTGCTCTCAGAAGTGACGCGGATGCAGCGCAGCGCTCAATTACGCGGTTTGAATGGAACTGCGGCATGGCTGCGCTACGCCAGTGCTTCCATGATTGGAGCCTTGTATCTCCGTAGTCTAGATAGGGCAGAGCGAGTCTATGCAGCAATGGTAACTCGTGGTTACAACGGGCAATTGCCTATAGATTCTACCCTCAGACCAAAAGAGCGTTTTGCCATACTAGCAGCTTGGGCGATCGCTGCTTGTGTAACTCTTACTTCTTACAGAATTTAG
- a CDS encoding energy-coupling factor ABC transporter ATP-binding protein yields MKSLTSNPQSPTHNPHAAVVEVENLAYAYSRQEPVLQEISFTLNPGDRVALMGATGSGKSTLLENLIGLKQPQAGKITINGIPVEPKTLPQVRRQIGFSFQDANDQLFMPTILEDITFGPRNYGMSQAKASDRGRQLLADFGLESYANRSAHELSGGQRRLAALASILALDPTILILDEPTNGLDPAWRRHLAQVLLNLPVQVILIASHDLHWLGRVTQRALVLSNGRIQIDSNIQPLLQDGATLDQLGLPVDW; encoded by the coding sequence TTGAAATCTTTAACTTCTAATCCCCAATCACCAACCCATAACCCCCACGCCGCCGTAGTTGAGGTTGAGAACCTGGCGTATGCCTATTCTCGCCAGGAGCCAGTATTACAAGAAATTTCTTTTACCTTAAATCCGGGCGATCGCGTGGCGTTGATGGGAGCAACTGGTTCTGGAAAAAGCACCTTGCTGGAGAACCTCATCGGCTTAAAACAACCGCAAGCTGGGAAAATTACGATTAATGGCATCCCGGTAGAACCGAAAACTCTACCCCAAGTCCGTCGTCAAATCGGCTTTAGCTTCCAAGATGCCAACGACCAACTATTTATGCCCACCATCTTAGAAGATATCACCTTTGGGCCACGCAACTATGGAATGTCGCAAGCCAAAGCAAGCGATCGCGGCCGGCAGTTATTAGCTGATTTTGGACTTGAATCCTACGCCAATCGTTCCGCCCACGAACTCTCCGGTGGACAAAGACGCCTAGCCGCCCTAGCCTCAATTTTAGCCCTAGACCCGACAATTTTAATTTTGGATGAGCCAACTAACGGTCTTGATCCAGCATGGCGGCGTCATCTAGCGCAAGTGTTGTTAAATTTACCCGTACAGGTGATATTAATTGCTTCTCATGACCTACATTGGTTAGGCAGAGTTACTCAACGCGCTTTAGTACTATCTAATGGTCGCATTCAAATAGACAGCAATATTCAGCCACTTTTGCAAGATGGTGCTACTTTAGACCAGTTGGGTTTGCCAGTAGATTGGTAA
- a CDS encoding DUF1361 domain-containing protein — translation MKEELIARVIQVLRINMSWMTWNLFLAFIPLALSVWLFRFRRGGSWLWWLGFLVFYAFLPNAPYLLTDVIHLIDDIRTIQSVWMITLVLIPLYLLVIMGGFEAYVISLINWGYYLHRIGKSEWIWRVELITHFLCAVGVYWGRFLRFNSWDFITQPDALLTKGVEEILGKQPLVIIAITFVVLAGLYWIMKRVTLGLSQPNSRIGINSGRANSNTPNI, via the coding sequence ATGAAAGAAGAATTGATAGCCAGAGTTATACAGGTCTTGCGAATTAATATGAGTTGGATGACTTGGAATTTATTTCTGGCTTTTATACCTTTAGCTTTAAGTGTGTGGCTATTTCGCTTTAGACGTGGTGGCTCTTGGCTTTGGTGGCTAGGATTCTTAGTTTTCTATGCTTTCTTACCGAATGCACCATATTTGTTAACCGATGTAATTCACTTGATAGATGATATCCGCACAATTCAATCAGTTTGGATGATTACTTTGGTACTCATTCCTTTGTATTTGTTAGTAATTATGGGTGGATTTGAAGCTTATGTCATATCGTTAATTAATTGGGGTTACTACTTACATCGTATTGGCAAAAGCGAATGGATTTGGCGCGTTGAGTTGATTACACATTTTCTGTGTGCTGTTGGTGTTTATTGGGGGCGATTTTTGCGTTTCAACAGTTGGGATTTTATTACTCAACCCGATGCCCTACTAACCAAAGGGGTAGAAGAAATTCTGGGAAAACAGCCCCTAGTAATTATTGCTATCACCTTTGTAGTACTTGCTGGTTTGTACTGGATTATGAAACGAGTAACTTTAGGCCTTAGCCAACCAAATAGCAGAATCGGCATAAACTCAGGACGCGCAAACTCTAACACGCCAAACATTTGA
- a CDS encoding MgtC/SapB family protein, producing the protein MPNTYYLATNDWLNISFRLCLALFIGAIIGLERQIRRKPAGLRTHMLVSFGSAVFTLIIMQTDGSQSSRDALSRVIQGIAAGVGFLGAGEIVRQSSQESQRLEIHGLTSAAAIWVSAALGIAAGCGLWQLGLIAALLTFLVLTVFKRLEKRD; encoded by the coding sequence TTGCCAAACACTTACTACCTTGCAACGAATGATTGGCTAAATATCAGTTTCCGGCTGTGCCTTGCATTGTTTATTGGAGCAATTATCGGCTTAGAACGCCAAATTAGGCGTAAACCAGCCGGTTTAAGAACTCACATGCTAGTGAGTTTCGGTTCAGCCGTGTTTACTCTCATAATTATGCAAACAGATGGATCACAGTCCAGTCGTGATGCACTTAGCCGCGTAATTCAGGGGATTGCAGCCGGTGTAGGGTTTCTCGGTGCTGGAGAAATTGTCCGCCAATCTTCTCAAGAATCACAGCGACTTGAAATTCACGGATTGACATCAGCAGCAGCTATTTGGGTTTCGGCTGCTTTGGGAATTGCTGCTGGCTGTGGTTTGTGGCAGTTAGGATTAATCGCTGCTTTGCTGACTTTTTTGGTTCTCACCGTTTTTAAAAGGTTAGAAAAACGTGATTAG
- a CDS encoding cation-translocating P-type ATPase, with product MSANSLPEGAAVWHSLEIDKALDLLDSNADSGLTPQEIQQRLQKYGPNELEETAGRSSWEILLDQFKNIMLLMLIGVALISGILDLVALRSGSLKPGEVPFKDTIAILAIVILNGILGYVQESRAEKALAALKKMTSPLVRVIRAARLVEIAAKELVPGDVMLLEAGMQIAADGRLIEQSNLQVRESALTGEAEAVNKQASLKLPEETSLGDRLNVVFQGTEVVQGRGKVLVTNTGMTTELGKIATMLQSVESEPTPLQQRMTQLGNVLVTGSLILVAIVVIGGVIQARGFSNIQELLEVSLSMAVAVVPEGLPAVITVTLALGTQRMVRQNALIRKLPAVETLGSVTTICSDKTGTLTQNKMVVQSVFTNNKTFRVIGEGYTPTGDFQLDGQKISLENSPEISALSVACAICNDSVLQKEQGEWAILGDPTEGALLTLAGKAGIEKDQWNSKLPRVREFPFSSERKRMSVISQVEGVATGDASSRGIDPAIASFIQSEPYLMFTKGSPELTLARCTQIHLGNDTGTLTEDQRQKILAENDKMASKGLRVLGFAYKPLAEIPPEGSDETSEQGLVWLGLVGMLDAPRPEVRAAVQECREAGIRPVMITGDHQLTARAIATDLGIAQEGDRVLTGQELQRMSDEELEQNVDLVSIYARVSPEHKLRIVQALQRRGRFVAMTGDGVNDAPALKQADIGIAMGITGTDVSKEASDMVLLDDNFATIVSATKEGRVVYTNIRRFIKYILGSNIGEVLTIAAAPLIGLGGVPLTPLQILWMNLVTDGLPALALAVEPPEPDVMQRPPFSPRESIFARGLGSYMIRIGIIFAIISIALMWWAYQHTHAPEYQGNRDAWKTMVFTTLCLAQMGHAIAIRSNNRLAIEMNPFSNIFVLAAVVVTTILQLMLVYVPPLRDFFGTHYLNMQELGVCIGFSALMFVWIEAEKIFLRIMGKKAV from the coding sequence ATGTCTGCTAATTCTCTGCCTGAAGGTGCCGCCGTTTGGCATAGTTTAGAAATTGATAAAGCGCTAGACCTGCTCGATAGTAATGCAGACAGTGGCTTAACACCCCAAGAAATTCAACAGAGGTTGCAAAAGTACGGCCCCAACGAACTTGAAGAAACTGCTGGGCGTAGTAGTTGGGAAATCCTGCTGGATCAGTTCAAGAACATTATGTTGTTGATGCTGATTGGCGTGGCTCTGATTTCTGGGATTTTAGACCTGGTGGCTTTGCGATCGGGCAGCTTGAAGCCCGGTGAAGTGCCCTTTAAAGATACAATCGCGATTTTAGCAATTGTCATCCTCAATGGCATACTCGGCTACGTCCAAGAAAGCCGTGCCGAAAAAGCCTTGGCTGCTTTGAAAAAAATGACCTCTCCCTTAGTGCGAGTCATCCGCGCCGCTAGACTGGTGGAGATAGCAGCTAAGGAACTAGTTCCAGGGGATGTAATGCTGCTGGAAGCTGGGATGCAGATAGCCGCAGATGGACGTTTGATAGAACAGTCTAATTTACAAGTGCGTGAGTCGGCATTGACTGGTGAAGCCGAAGCCGTGAATAAACAGGCATCACTAAAATTGCCGGAGGAAACATCATTAGGCGATCGCCTAAATGTCGTGTTTCAAGGAACCGAAGTCGTCCAAGGACGCGGTAAGGTTCTGGTGACTAACACCGGCATGACTACAGAACTCGGCAAAATTGCCACCATGTTGCAGTCGGTGGAAAGTGAACCGACACCGTTACAGCAACGGATGACTCAACTGGGTAATGTCCTAGTTACGGGTTCCTTGATTCTTGTGGCGATCGTTGTTATCGGTGGTGTGATCCAGGCAAGAGGTTTTAGCAATATCCAAGAACTCTTGGAAGTTTCCTTGAGTATGGCGGTTGCTGTAGTGCCAGAAGGTTTACCTGCTGTAATTACCGTGACTCTAGCGCTGGGAACCCAGCGAATGGTGCGCCAAAATGCCTTGATTCGCAAACTCCCCGCAGTGGAAACATTGGGTTCTGTAACTACCATCTGTTCTGATAAAACCGGTACGCTGACGCAAAATAAAATGGTGGTGCAATCGGTTTTCACCAATAACAAAACTTTTCGCGTCATTGGCGAAGGTTACACTCCCACAGGAGACTTTCAGCTAGATGGTCAAAAAATTTCTCTAGAAAACTCTCCAGAAATCTCAGCGTTGTCAGTCGCCTGTGCTATTTGTAATGATTCAGTGTTGCAAAAAGAACAAGGTGAATGGGCGATTTTGGGAGATCCCACAGAGGGAGCATTGTTAACACTGGCGGGAAAAGCTGGAATTGAAAAAGACCAGTGGAACAGTAAATTACCCAGAGTTAGGGAGTTTCCCTTTTCCTCAGAACGGAAGCGGATGAGCGTAATTTCTCAGGTGGAGGGAGTCGCTACAGGTGACGCATCTTCGAGAGGCATTGACCCAGCGATCGCTAGTTTTATCCAATCTGAACCTTACTTAATGTTTACCAAAGGTTCTCCAGAGTTAACCTTGGCACGTTGCACTCAGATTCATTTGGGTAATGACACGGGTACTTTAACCGAAGATCAACGCCAGAAAATTCTGGCAGAAAATGACAAAATGGCGAGTAAAGGTTTGCGGGTGCTAGGTTTTGCCTACAAACCCCTCGCCGAAATCCCACCAGAAGGTTCAGACGAAACATCCGAGCAAGGCTTGGTATGGTTGGGATTAGTGGGAATGTTAGATGCCCCACGTCCAGAAGTCAGGGCAGCTGTGCAAGAGTGTCGAGAAGCAGGCATTCGCCCAGTGATGATTACTGGTGACCACCAATTAACAGCACGAGCGATCGCTACCGATTTGGGAATTGCCCAAGAAGGCGATCGCGTCCTCACAGGTCAAGAATTGCAACGGATGAGTGACGAGGAATTGGAGCAAAACGTTGACCTGGTGAGCATTTATGCCAGAGTTTCCCCAGAACACAAACTGCGAATTGTCCAAGCACTGCAACGCCGGGGTCGATTTGTGGCGATGACAGGTGATGGTGTTAACGATGCCCCAGCCCTCAAACAAGCTGACATCGGTATTGCGATGGGCATTACTGGCACTGATGTAAGTAAAGAAGCCAGCGATATGGTATTACTTGATGACAACTTCGCCACCATTGTCAGCGCCACCAAGGAAGGTAGAGTTGTTTACACCAATATTCGCCGCTTTATTAAATACATCTTGGGCAGTAACATTGGCGAAGTTCTCACCATTGCAGCCGCACCCCTAATTGGTTTGGGAGGCGTTCCCCTTACTCCCTTACAAATTTTGTGGATGAACTTGGTAACAGACGGTTTACCAGCTTTAGCATTAGCTGTGGAACCTCCAGAACCGGATGTGATGCAACGTCCGCCTTTTAGTCCCCGCGAAAGTATTTTCGCTAGGGGATTGGGTTCTTACATGATTCGCATTGGGATCATTTTTGCCATTATCAGCATTGCCTTAATGTGGTGGGCTTATCAACATACCCATGCCCCTGAGTATCAGGGAAATCGGGATGCTTGGAAGACAATGGTATTTACTACCTTGTGTCTCGCCCAAATGGGACATGCGATCGCCATTCGCTCTAACAACCGGCTGGCCATTGAGATGAATCCCTTCTCCAATATATTTGTACTAGCGGCTGTTGTCGTCACCACGATTTTGCAGTTGATGCTAGTTTACGTCCCACCCCTGCGAGATTTCTTTGGTACTCACTACCTGAATATGCAAGAGTTGGGGGTTTGTATTGGCTTCAGTGCCTTAATGTTTGTCTGGATTGAAGCGGAGAAGATATTTCTGCGGATTATGGGCAAAAAGGCTGTCTGA